In the genome of Bremerella sp. P1, the window AAGGAAATGCCGGTTGATATTTCCAACGTGATGCTGGTTTGCCCTGAGTGCAAGCAACGCTCCAAGACGGGTGCCAAGATCAAAGAGGACGGCAGCAAGGTTCGCTACTGCAAGTCGTGCAGTGCCGAAATCGGCCAGCTGAGTCCGGCCAAGTAATCACTGCCCAGCGGCAGTCCCAAATCAAAAGGCGTGAGCCGGTAATCGTTCGAGATAAGCCATGAGCAAACCACGACTTCAAGAACAATACGAAAACGAAGTGCTTCCTGCACTGGCAGAAAAGTTGGGTCGTAAGAACCCGATGAACCTGCCGCGTCTGCGGAAGATCGTCGTCAACATGGGTGTCGGTACGGCCGTCACCGAAAAGAAGCATGTCGACGAAGCTGCAGAAGCTATGACCGAATTCACCGGCCAACGCCCGATGATTTGCCGTGCTCGTAAGAGCGTCGCTGCTTTTAAGCTGCGTGAAGGCATGCCGATCGGCGTGAAGGTCACCCTCCGTCGTCAACGCATGTACGAATTCTTGGACCGCCTGGTCTCGCTGGCCCTTCCACAGGTTCGCGACTTCCGTGGTGTGAATCCCAAGAGCTTTGACGGTAACGGCAATTACACGATGGGCCTCACCGAGCAGATGGTGTTCCCGGAATTGAACCCGGATAAGTACACCCGTCAGCAAGGTATGGACATCACCTTCGTCACCACCGGGGCAACCGATGACGAAGCTCGCGAACTGCTTGCTCTGTTGGGCATGCCGTTCCAGCGAGAAGACCCAAAGAAGAAGACCGCCTAAGTCGTAGTACTTAGACCGGACCGTATAGAAGTTTGTTACCCAGTCGATTCGTTTTCCAGGTAGGAAATCCTCGTGGCAAGCAAGTCAAAAATCGCCAAGGCCAATCGCGAGCCGAAGTTTTCGTCTCGGCGTGAACGTCGCTGCACCATGTGCGGCCGTCCGCGTGCCGTGTATCGAAAGTTTGGTGTCTGCCGAATCTGTATTCGCAACTTGGCGGATCGAGGGCTGATTCCAGGTTTACGCAAGGCGAGTTGGTAAGGGGACCCGAAGTATTATGATGACCGACCCTATCGCCGACATGTTGACCCGCATTCGCAATGCGGTTCGCGTCGAGCACCCACACGTTGAAATGCCCACGTCCAAGGTCAAACGCGGTTTGGCCGACGTGCTAAAGCGTGAAGGCTACATCTGGGACTGGGTAGAAACCGAGGACCATCCGGTGAAGCAGATTCGCTTGGAACTGAAGTACGGCCCCAGCGGGGAACGCGTAATTCAGCACATCAAGCGCGTCAGTAAGCCAGGTCGTCGAATTTATTCCAAGTCGACCGAGTTGCGTCCGATTCTCAACGGCATGGGCATCACCGTGATCAGCACCTCCAGCGGTGTGATCAGCGATCGTGAAGCTCGCCAAAAGAAGATCGGCGGCGAAGTTTTGTGCGAAGTCTGGTAAGCCCAGATACGCAGTACACCCCATCCACCAGGACAGTCTCCTTTGTAGAGACCCATTGCCTAAGCTAGGTTAAGAAAATGTCCCGACTAGGTAGAAAACCTGTTGCCTTGCCCGATAAGGTCAAGGTGTCGATCGACGGCCAAACCGTTAATGTCGAAGGCCCGCTGGGCAAGTTGTCGTACACGGCAGACCCTGTCATCACCGTCGAATTGGGCGAAGGTGACAAGGAAGTTCTGGTCACGCGTAAAGAAGATACGCGTACCGGCAAAGCCATGCACGGGCTTACCCGCGCTCTGATCGCCAACATGGTCGAAGGTGTGGAAAAGGGTTACGAGAAGCGACTGGAAGTCGTGGGCGTGGGTTACCTGGCGGCAATCGCCGGCGACGTCCTGCAACTTCGTGTCGGTTTCGCCAACGAAATCCACAAGAAGATCCCCAAGGATCTCACCGTGACCTGCCCGGACCAAACCCACATTCTGGTCAAGGGTATCGACAAGCAACGCGTCGGTCAGTTTGCTGCCGAAGTGCGTGCCAGCCGTAAGCCTGAACCTTACAAGGGCAAGGGTGTTCGCTACCAAGGCGAACGCGTTAAGCTGAAGCCTGGTAAGGCCGCTGGTAAGTAATCGGTAATCAACCACGTTAATTGAAGTCATCGTGTCGCGGCTGTCACCGCGGCACCCACGAGGCTAGTTGAGTCGTGAACAAGCAGAAATTCATTGCCAAGCAGCGGAAGCGTCGGAGTAATCACGTCCGTCGAAGGGTTCGCGGCAACGCCGAACGTCCCCGACTGACCATTTTCCGTAGCAATAACAACATCTACTGTCAGATCATCGATGACGAATCAGGTCGCACCATTGTGTCGGCTTCTTCGCGTGACAAAGATCTGCGTGCGGATGGTACCGCTGGCAACTGTGAAGCCGCCGCGAAGATCGGTAAGGCGATCGCCGAAAAGGCATTGGCTGCCGGGCTGAAGCAGGTTTGCTTCGATCGTGGTCACTTTCGTTACAACGGTCGTGTCGCCGCATTGGCAACGGCCGCCCGCGAAGGTGGATTGGACTTCTAGAAGATAACTAAGTCATTCAAAGCGTTGGGAAAAGCTGATCCTTAGGTCAGCAGTATCCAAACGGGAGAGCCAATACCGTGGCGAAAGATTCTGGCAAAGGCGGATTCGTCGAAAAGGTCGTGAAGATCAAGCGTTGTGCCGCCGTGGTCAAGGGTGGTCGTCGTTTCAGCTTCGCGGCAATGGTCGTCATTGGTGACGGCAAGAGCAAGGTCGGTTGGGGCTATGGCAAAGCTAACGAAGTTCCACCGAGCGTCCAGAAGGCCGTCAAGCAAGCTGAACGTAAGATGCTCGACGTGCCGATCGTTGAAGGTTCCATCCCACACAAGGTGATTGGTACTTTCGGTGCTGGCCGCGTGGTCATGCTTCCAGCTCACCCTGGTACCGGTATTATCGCTGGTGCTTCGGTTCGTGCCGTATGCGAAGCCGCAGGCATCCACGACGTTTTGACCAAGAGCTTCGGTTCGACTAACCCTGTCGTTCTGGTGAAAGCCACCCTGAACGCATTGGAACAGCTGCGAACCAAGGAAGAAATTCAACGCCTGCGAGGAGTTGCTGTCTAATGAGTTTGCACGATATCAACCAAGGCGTTC includes:
- the rplE gene encoding 50S ribosomal protein L5; translation: MSKPRLQEQYENEVLPALAEKLGRKNPMNLPRLRKIVVNMGVGTAVTEKKHVDEAAEAMTEFTGQRPMICRARKSVAAFKLREGMPIGVKVTLRRQRMYEFLDRLVSLALPQVRDFRGVNPKSFDGNGNYTMGLTEQMVFPELNPDKYTRQQGMDITFVTTGATDDEARELLALLGMPFQREDPKKKTA
- a CDS encoding type Z 30S ribosomal protein S14, which produces MASKSKIAKANREPKFSSRRERRCTMCGRPRAVYRKFGVCRICIRNLADRGLIPGLRKASW
- the rpsH gene encoding 30S ribosomal protein S8, translated to MMTDPIADMLTRIRNAVRVEHPHVEMPTSKVKRGLADVLKREGYIWDWVETEDHPVKQIRLELKYGPSGERVIQHIKRVSKPGRRIYSKSTELRPILNGMGITVISTSSGVISDREARQKKIGGEVLCEVW
- the rplF gene encoding 50S ribosomal protein L6 is translated as MSRLGRKPVALPDKVKVSIDGQTVNVEGPLGKLSYTADPVITVELGEGDKEVLVTRKEDTRTGKAMHGLTRALIANMVEGVEKGYEKRLEVVGVGYLAAIAGDVLQLRVGFANEIHKKIPKDLTVTCPDQTHILVKGIDKQRVGQFAAEVRASRKPEPYKGKGVRYQGERVKLKPGKAAGK
- the rplR gene encoding 50S ribosomal protein L18; protein product: MNKQKFIAKQRKRRSNHVRRRVRGNAERPRLTIFRSNNNIYCQIIDDESGRTIVSASSRDKDLRADGTAGNCEAAAKIGKAIAEKALAAGLKQVCFDRGHFRYNGRVAALATAAREGGLDF
- the rpsE gene encoding 30S ribosomal protein S5; translation: MAKDSGKGGFVEKVVKIKRCAAVVKGGRRFSFAAMVVIGDGKSKVGWGYGKANEVPPSVQKAVKQAERKMLDVPIVEGSIPHKVIGTFGAGRVVMLPAHPGTGIIAGASVRAVCEAAGIHDVLTKSFGSTNPVVLVKATLNALEQLRTKEEIQRLRGVAV